A stretch of DNA from Lotus japonicus ecotype B-129 chromosome 4, LjGifu_v1.2:
CTTTGGTCTCTCCTGATCATATCTGGATTGAAGAGGTTATTTATTGTATTCAAACTGATGTTACTTCGGATATGCTTCCATCCTTTTCTTATTAATGAAATCAGTGttttgctgtaaaaaaattACGATGGAGGAACAAGAAAGTTTCGTGAGAGCGACCCGTTGGAGTGGGTATGCGGCATGACGATAATAACTTGTGCGAATTAGATGACATGACAATGTCAAGTAGATTATTGTGTCTATCTTTcactttataaatattttaggaTCTCACATATTAGTACATATAAAGAGACAGATAGTTACGAAAGttttacataatagtacatgaGAATATAATGATCCGTGATATTTTACATCACACAATTTGTCGTGACGAGAGAAGTCATGATATAAACTAAGCCATGGCGAGAGAAGTCATGGTATAAACCAAGCCATGCAACATTAGATTAGatggtttttgtttttcttaattCCTTCAGTCCTTCTAATTAACCTGATTTGCGTTATTAAgaaggattttattttgagaaatGGTTAATATGTACTAATTGTGTAAAGAATGTTTACATTGTCATCCAATCATGTTTTGAGAAGTTTTCCACATCATCATTTAAgatgataaaatttaattaaaccAAGTAAAAACTACCACTACCATGTTATTCAAATGTGAAGCTGAGCTTTGGGCTTTGGGCGTGCTAGTTTCGAGCTTATCGTTCGTGATGCGTCGTGCTAGTTTCGAGCTTATTGTTCGTGACGCGTTGGGGAAATTGTTAGCTTGTACAATGTGTCTTCGATATGCAATTAGCTCCTCTCTTAGAGTTTTTGTTTTACTTGGGTGACTTGTGTCTTAAGCgtgttttcttttcttgtcCAAAACACCTTATTTTTTAGACTGGTTGTTGCATGTTTATAACCTTTGGAGGAATGACACTCCCATCAATACTTATGTGGGGGGTATTGTTTGTGACTGTCATGCTATGGCTTTAGTCTGTATAGTGTCGGAGCTTATGTTTGTTAGACACATTGGCAATAATGTAGCAGACTATCTTGCTAGGCTTGCGTTTTCACACCCTGATTGTGTTTGGGTGGAATAAGGCCTTGTTGGTCGTGCTCCATTTTAGCATTCTAATGAACTGAACCTTGACATTTTACCTtatgaatgaattttatttttcgtATAAAAAATGTGATTGGTTGATAGTATGAAAATTTTCTACAGGTGCATAGAGTAACTCTTTTTTTAGGATGTTGCATTTTTAAGGGTTTTATTGTCCTTGTGGAATGTTGTTATATTGTTCCAACTTCCAACTAACATACAATGATACAAACTAATTATAAGCTTCTCGTTTATGCGCACCACTGGATTAGCTTCGACGATCCTCTTTATTTCTCAAGTATTCTTTTAAATTTTGTATTATGATTATATGAAATGTACCATCTTAAAGAGCCAACCTAGTTCACTGGGAATATTTTcaatcttcttttttattttattatttagctgGGTTATAAGAGTGATTAAAGTAGTTTATGTTTAATTCTCTTAAAGTATTGATTGTAAACCTCGTGTAAATACTAAATATAGAAACCTTAAGATGGCTATTATATTTGACATTTTATACTTTTTGACATTTTTCACTCATGTTCTCACCGGTTCAAAAAATGGTAGATGTTTCTCATGAATATAATAGCCAAGGATTTCCGCGGTTCGAAAGCAATTTTGTGATCTAATTTTAAGTAGGAAAAAATTTACTACATTATAAGTACTCTTTGTAATATTATCCAATAAAAAACTCAGTCACCcacttttttaatattttataaattttatgaaTGTGAAAACTTCCCTCAACATACATTTTTCAACCTACATATCATGTTGTAATTAGGCATGTTATAGTTGAACAACAgtaaaaacataatttttctaTTACTTTTTTCACGAAcaaaaacatcattcaaatgTGAGAAGAGAAGTACTATAAATTAACATCGTATAAGTGGTGACACTGACATATCCTCCAACCAGTGATCAACTTCATCAAGCAGTGAGAGAGCATGGCAGTGCACTGAGTGCAGTGCAGGGATTCCTCAGCAGAAGGATAGCTTTCCCCATTATTTATGATTGAGTGGTTAATACTTCATAAGGTCAAGGTCAAATTTTCATCTTGCCTTGCAAATCCATATCACGATAGATGTGCCATTTTTTGTATCTCTGATCTCCATTTAAAACAGGTCTAAGCCGAGGAGCAGTAGTGCAAGTTGCACAACAACATCCGCTTAGATCCTTTGCACATTCTCTGCAGCATCTGCAAGACAATGATTAACATGCATGGCATGAATGAATCATATTTCAAATTGAGAGCAAACTGTAAATCACCATGCAAAAATACAGGATAAGTCTATTTAAAATAACAGGCATGAAACAGAGAAAGGCGACTTACAAAAAAAGTAAATTACAGTCAAGATTTGCACAGTTCCTATGTCTCAACTCACTGACTTGCATATTACATATGTAACATTTTGCGAATCTATCATCTCCAGAAACTGGAGTCGCCTCTGCTTCAGCTGTGGCCCAGGCATAGTAAACAGGAGGAGGGAGAGACAGACGGGAGTCAAATACAAATAAATTTCCTACCCATTCTGCAGGGCCTTCACTCTTTAAATAGTGAGAAACACCTCCCTTGAGGGTATACAAATTCTGAAATCCCTGCTGCCTGCCATATCGGATCAAAGTTTCAATGCACTTAttattagaattagggagatctaactcaacccaaaagctagcttaagagttgagggttgctctaccctttataaaaacttgtttgatcatatctctaaccaatgtgggacttctaataCTTATAATAAAATGATTAATGCTAATGTGTTATCATATTTTTACCATCTAGAAgttaaatattttgtttttttcaataattttgtttttaccATCTAGAAGTTAAGTAATTTTAGAAAGTAATGATTGAATTTGAAAGGTAGTGCAATGTTTGCGAAATATGTTGTGAAAAATAAGATGGGCTCAAAGAGTCAGGTGGGCCAGTCTTTGTTGGAGTTAGTTGGTTAGCGCCCCGACATGGGGAGGAAAGATATAGGGGGAGAGAATGCAAGTGAGGGCAGTTGCTGGTAAGTCAGTTATAGGTGGGAGAGACCACGCTCTCAATTTCCTAGGGTACAACATGATGCAAAAAACTGAGATTTTCTAGGGCAATTGCTGGTTAATCAGTTATATGTCACCTAAAGGAAGGAGCTTCCATACCCAACATAAGCGTAACCTCACTATCAGAAATCTGATATTGAAAAAATGGTAGCTGAAATTTTAGAAGCTGAGATAATTAGGCCTTTTAATAGTCCATATTCAAGCCCTATCATATTggttagaaaaaaaagatatgaGTTGGATGTTATGTGTGGATTATGGGGCTTTGAATAAAATCACTATACCTGATAAATTTATTATTCACAGTTATAGATGAATTGTTGAATGAGATAGGGGGTAAGgatattttgaaaattggatttAAGGTCAGAGTATCACCAATAAGATAGAGAAGACTGCATTTAGGACTCATGGGAGCCACTATGAGTTCTTGGTTTTACCTTTTGGGCTTGCTAATGCCCCTTCTTCTTTTCGATCCTTAAAGAATTAAGTGTTGAAACCCTTAATAAGAAAGTATGTTTAGTATTTTTTGATGGTATTTTCGAGTATAGCTTGTCTATGGATGAGCATGAACAACATTTGGGGACTGTTTTGAATCTCTTATAGAAACATGACTTGAAGGTCAATGGAAAAAAATGTACATTTGGCCAGGAAAATTTGGAGTATTTGGGCCAAATTATTTCTGCACGTGGTGTTTCTGTTGACCCTAAGAAGCTGGAGGCTATGTGGCTACTATCTATTCCCATAGATGTCAAGAGTTTAAGGGGATTTTTGGGGCTTAGTGGCTATTATAGGAGGTTTGTGCAAGGATATGGCAGGATTCTGTGACCTTTAACTCAGCTGTTGAACAAAGACAATTTTCAGTAGGGAGCAGATTCCAAAAAGGGGCATTTGATCCGTTGAAGCATGCCAGGACTTCTCTTCGTATATTAGTTGTTCCTGAATTTTTAAAGACCTTAGTTTTGGAAACTAATGAATCTGGGCATTGGTTGGTGGTTGTCTTGTTACAGGAAGGCAGACCCTTAGCTTTTTGGTGTACTACATTGTCCGACAGAAATCAGAGACAATATGTCTATGATAGAGACTGATGGCTGTTATGAAGGCAGTGTGGAGGCATTATTTCTTGGGAAATCCCTTTATTATTACAACTGATCAGAGAAGTCTTAAATTCGTGGCAGATCATAGGTTGTTGGGAGAAGAGCAGTTTAAATGGATCTCTAAGCTTGCAGGTTATGATTTTAAGATTCAGTATAAACCAGGGAAAGATAATTCAGTAACTAATGCATTGTTCAGGAGGAGTTCTTTTTGTGCTATTTCAGTCATAAAGATGCATGATTTTGAGGAATGGAATATGAGGAGCTGATGAGGGATGAAAAACTAAATGCATTCCGAAAATTATTCAGGATTTGATTGTAAATCCTGATTCCCATTCATGATATGTTTTGAAGGAATAAAAGCTATTTTTTCAGGGCAGATTGGTGTTCTCTAAATCTTCCTCTAGAATTCCTATCATTCTTAAGGAACTCCATTCTTCTCTCATGGGAGGACATTCAGGGGTGTTGAGAAGTTATAAAAGGATGGCTAATGTGGTTTATTGGGATCGAATGAAGgctgatattaaaaaaaattgttgttgcttgtgatgttTGTCAAAGAAACAAGTGTGATAATTTGTCCCCTGCTGGATTACTGGAACCTCTCCCTGTTCCCACACAGGTTTGGGCAGATATTCCTATGGATTTTGTTGGAGGCTTGTCTAAATATATGGGAAAGGATACTGTTTTCGTAGTAGTAGACGAGCTTAGACAATATGCCCATTTTATTGCCTTAAGCCATCCTTTCATTGCCACTGGTGTAGCTGCTGTTTTTCTTCAAGAGATTGTCAGATTTCATGGTTTTCCCTCTTCCAACAGTGATTCAATATTTTTGAGCAATTTTTGGAAGACACTTTTTAAGGCAGAATTAAAGTTCAGTTCTGCATACCATCCTCAAACAGATAGGCAGACTGAGGTTGTTAATAGATGTTTAGAAGTTTATTTGAGGTGCCTCAATGGTTCCAAGCTTAAGAAGTGGGTTTCTTGTCTTTGTAGGGCAGAATTTTGGTTTAACACCAATTATTCAGGGATCTACCATTCCTTCAAGGATTGAGGAGGTCAATCAACTCATCAGCAGCAGAGATGAGTTATTAGCTGATTTGAGGCACAATTTGCTTCAATCTCAGGATTTGATGAGATCTTATGCAAATAAATATAGAAGGTATGTTGAGTATGCTGTAGGAGATTGGGTCTTTTTGAAGATGCAACCTTATAGAAGAAAGTCATTGGTTAAGAGGTTGAATGAGAAACTTGGTCCTCGGTTTTATGGACCATTTCAGGTGCTGGAAAAGGTTGGGGGAGTAGCTTATAAACTGGACCTTCCTTCTCACAGTAGAATTCATCCAGTTTGTCATGTTTCTCTTCTTAAGAAGGCGGTTGTGGATTCTTTCCAATCTCAGCCATTGCCAACAATGTTGTCTGAAGAACATGAGTTGCTGGTTTATCCTGAATTTGTCTTAGACATACCTGAGACGGCTCCTGGGGATGTGGAGGTTTTAATTCAGTGGCAGCATCTTTCTTCATGTGAGAATAGTTGGGAATATGCGTCCAGAATTCGTGAAGCTTTTCCAGACTAGTAGGAGTCAGCCTCTTATTACTAAGGTGTACAGCAGGAAATGTAAGAGAGTAACAGGGGATAAAAACCCTGCACTCTCCAGctgagttagttgttagtttgtAACAGAATGTAATTCTGTTTGGAGTTGTGGTCATAGCAGTTAGTTCAAAATTGTTAGATCTATAAGAGTGAATATCTGAGTGAAGGAAGGTAGGAAATTAATAGTCAATTGTGGGAGAGGGCAGGACTCCTGAAATCCAGGGTGTATCTGTTCTTACTGAGAGTCATTTCTCTTTTCAATACAATTCTTCTTCATTTCTCTTTAGTTTGGAGGAGAATATTAAACGATGCTTTTTTTACTTACCAGTAACTAACATACAAACCAGAAATTGTAGAGTGAATCATTGTCTTATAATATACAAAAGAATTTTAGAGTGCATCATATTATCAGTGTATTTGAGAATTTAACACATATGTGACCatgtgttgaaagttgaaaccaaTAACATCTGCTGAAGTTCAAGCTGGAAGTAGTATGATTTCTTTtctgaaaataaaagaaaaggcCAAAAAGGatgcaaatatatatatttaaagtaCAAATAACTATTTACCTTAGCATTGTAGAATACACATCACAACGAATCCCTCCAGTGCAATACATCAATATGATTGCTTTTTCTTTATCCACATTTGATAAAGGATCTGAAGCAGTTATCTAAAGAAGGAAGTATAACAGAGGAGTGCATTAATAGCCAAAACGAAGAGATAAATTTCTAAACTTTGAACCAGTGATTCACAGATCCCAACCTAAGATCTAGGCAAAAGGGGTTCACCCCTTAGCCAAATGAGCAAAATGCATTATATGAAACCTGAATTGGCAGCTAGAATGCTAGTCTTATCATAAGATAATATAACAAATGAAAACAGTATTTTGTGAATAAAAGTGTTAATGCAAGAAAACCAAGATTTTATAGCATTACTTTGACTTGAAAATAAGTATTACAACTTGATGGCATGGTTCAGCTTTATCACGAGATCAAATGAGTCCTCTTTCCTATATTAGTTCACATTTGGTCACTGACACATAAAATTATGGCCCGACCTGTTCCTTAGTCAATCCGAACGAAGTACTCCTAAAGCAGTCCACATTAGGTCTCTGAGCCCCACAAAAATGTCCAATATCCCACTCATAACCTGAATAACAATAATGATACTAAGTTCATCAGAAGAACTTCTAACCATGAAAATGATAAATATTCTAAAAATAGTACAAAAGGAACCACAAATACACAACCAGATGTCGAAAAAATTGAATTGGAGATCTCCACAAAAACAGAAACTATGTCAGGAATGAGCAAGAAAGTTTCTGTTAAGACCATCATGCCAAAGGAGTCATTCATTAGTGATGTTAGTGTCttagtgatggtggtggttgatGGAGAGCAGTGTGATGGTGGCAGTGTTGTAGGGTGGTGATGGCGgcagtggcggtggtggtttgATGTTGGTGTTGGAAGGTGAtcgtgatggtggtggtgatggcggtGGCGATAGCTATGGCGGCAACATtggtggcggcagtggtggaggcggcgttagtggtggcaatagaggtggtggtggcggtggcggagggtggtggtggattaagtattttcatgtaacttATACCtcacactcttatcatgccttatctatcatctatatggtggataatataatccatcattttaatgtataagagtggAATGATGGATAAacctatacaatacaatgttagcaccaaacaatgTAAAATTGTATAATGTATCATATgaacttatactatcatgcctaaaaCGACATACCAAACGAGCCATCAAAGTCCTAAAACTCTCATCTATTATTTCACTGGTGTTATTTATGTATACTGTCATATCCTACCTCTACTAACTACCACAAACTAACTATGTGGGATTACATAGCACCTTACTCTAATTTCCAATGGTTGTCTACAATTTTCTAGCAACTTCCCAATCACTTGCCTTGTCCAGCCATTTCCCAGCAAAGTTCTTTCCAAAAAAGGTGAGTGCTTAGACTAGAGTTATCCGAATTAATTTGGGATGAACTTGATTTTGGAAACTTGACTTTGCTCAAAACTTTATAAAGAAATGATTTATGGTTGTAACCTTTATCTCAAAATGAGTTCGAAATAAAATTTAGTATGAAACTCCCATGCTAACACAAGCTATTTAGCCTAACATGTATTTATGAGCAGAAGTAATGTTTATTGAATACAACCAAACATAAAGGTTGATGCACTTATGAACTGTAGAACCTTTACCATTTCTCACATCCAATAGAACGTAATTTCTGTTAGGATAATCTTTTGAAGTAAGATCATTTTTATTGATGGCTGCCAATCTACCCCTCCATTCGGAAGGTGCTAAAGGTATTGCCCTCATTGAAGGATCAAGCAATGGAAGATGTGATATGCCACCATCAAACTGAGGACAAATGAAAGTAAAAAATTGATAGTGTTATTTTAAAGCCACAACCATTGtcataaacaaaataaagacatTAAGACAAAGAAAACGTAGAAACTTGTAGGAAAGCTCCAGTACAAAGAATAAACTCAACTAAGAAAGGTAAAGATAATAGAAATTTCCAATGGATCgtagcttgaaaaaaaaaaacaatacagCTATGCCCATGCAGACAAGGAAAATCTTAAAGAAGATTTTATGGCATAATAACGTGGCTTGCCTGTACTAATGAAGGCTTATACCGTAACTTCAATGTTGGAAAGCTATGACCCTTTTCTGATGGAGACATCTGAACCATGATGTCAGAAAACCTGTTGTCCTCTTTTAACCAGTTGACATATGCCAGAGCATCTTTTGATGGCCCGCTATACTGTAGTAATATATCACAACAGAAGGAGATATTTGGACTGTGAAACAGTGTGCAGAAGACTAGTAGCTACTAGCATAAATATTGTAAAATGTTGAGTAAGTATTTAGGGCAAATTGCACTTGACCTCCCCTTTATTTTATGAACTCCTTCATACATCATTTAGAATAATAGGGAGATGTTAAGTGTTATAATGAGTAATCCTAGGGCAGCTCAGTGCAAACATAATAAACCTACAAATATTTATTAAACAAAATGATTAGAAGTTTAGAACCCTCCCATGTTTTTCCATGCAATAAGTAGGTCATGTCAGTGAAAATGTTCCCTTTTGAAAATGTTCATTCTATTTCCAAACTGATTGATGGTGAAATAAAAGCTAAGATTTGGTCATCACATGGCATTTTTCCAATCAggttaaataagaaaatatatcTGTATATCTTTTAATGTGGAAATACACTTGTGGTGGAATGAATTACTGACCAGTACATGGGGTAAAACTAACCTGCGCATTAATCCCTTGTTCACTCAAATAGACTCTTCCTTTGATGTCCAGATCCTGTCGTCAACAGACTAAAAATTATACCCGGGGAGAAGAGGAATACACAATGAATTTTGTGGCAAAACAAACAATGAGCTTGAAATTCCATGTTTTCTACTCCTTGTCATTATCAACTGGCAACATCAAATTAACCGCTGTTGAAGAAAGCATTCATGAAGAAATTGATTTAGCACCAGCAATACTCTTCCTACTGACTTCAAGATACCAGAATTCACGACGAGAACCTTATTTCGAATCTGCTACCTAATGATACTAGCAGAGGAAGGGCTATACGTAAATAGTGCACTTGTTGACTGGACaattaaaagaaaagaagtaATGAAATCTCCTAGAACAATGTAGAATATAAAAGGCAATAATTATTGAAGTATAAGCACATTGTATATAGGCATGTAGAAAAAAGCTGAATTATGTGTGTTAGTTTCAGCTGTTTGTTAGAAGAAAGAAGTTAGTTAATACTTTTTTTAAGTAGTTCAGTCAGTAGTTATAGCTGAACATGAGCATCATTGTATATAACCGTGTACATTTATTTGGTTCAatgagaatttgagtttttctccttcatttctGTTATTCGATCTCCAATG
This window harbors:
- the LOC130714443 gene encoding rhodanese-like domain-containing protein 8, chloroplastic isoform X2, whose protein sequence is MIPHWRSNNRNEGEKLKFSLNQINDLDIKGRVYLSEQGINAQYSGPSKDALAYVNWLKEDNRFSDIMVQMSPSEKGHSFPTLKLRYKPSLVQFDGGISHLPLLDPSMRAIPLAPSEWRGRLAAINKNDLTSKDYPNRNYVLLDVRNGYEWDIGHFCGAQRPNVDCFRSTSFGLTKEQITASDPLSNVDKEKAIILMYCTGGIRCDVYSTMLRQQGFQNLYTLKGGVSHYLKSEGPAEWVGNLFVFDSRLSLPPPVYYAWATAEAEATPVSGDDRFAKCYICNMQVSELRHRNCANLDCNLLFLCCRECAKDLSGCCCATCTTAPRLRPVLNGDQRYKKWHIYRDMDLQGKMKI
- the LOC130714443 gene encoding rhodanese-like domain-containing protein 8, chloroplastic isoform X3, giving the protein MRTRAQEDWAAKATCDCVSEETKDLDIKGRVYLSEQGINAQYSGPSKDALAYVNWLKEDNRFSDIMVQMSPSEKGHSFPTLKLRYKPSLVQFDGGISHLPLLDPSMRAIPLAPSEWRGRLAAINKNDLTSKDYPNRNYVLLDVRNGYEWDIGHFCGAQRPNVDCFRSTSFGLTKEQITASDPLSNVDKEKAIILMYCTGGIRCDVYSTMLRQQGFQNLYTLKGGVSHYLKSEGPAEWVGNLFVFDSRLSLPPPVYYAWATAEAEATPVSGDDRFAKCYICNMQVSELRHRNCANLDCNLLFLCCRECAKDLSGCCCATCTTAPRLRPVLNGDQRYKKWHIYRDMDLQGKMKI
- the LOC130714443 gene encoding rhodanese-like domain-containing protein 8, chloroplastic isoform X1, producing MRWCSEVISVSGSHPPLAPVFTVACFSNNRSSVVLQFQRPFIKFNKSFCSFSLRQRKLLAVQAQLPSSSRGDYFDFVVINFYHFVFIKDPRAEVVKHLSFLHLEDLDIKGRVYLSEQGINAQYSGPSKDALAYVNWLKEDNRFSDIMVQMSPSEKGHSFPTLKLRYKPSLVQFDGGISHLPLLDPSMRAIPLAPSEWRGRLAAINKNDLTSKDYPNRNYVLLDVRNGYEWDIGHFCGAQRPNVDCFRSTSFGLTKEQITASDPLSNVDKEKAIILMYCTGGIRCDVYSTMLRQQGFQNLYTLKGGVSHYLKSEGPAEWVGNLFVFDSRLSLPPPVYYAWATAEAEATPVSGDDRFAKCYICNMQVSELRHRNCANLDCNLLFLCCRECAKDLSGCCCATCTTAPRLRPVLNGDQRYKKWHIYRDMDLQGKMKI